A section of the Roseivirga sp. BDSF3-8 genome encodes:
- a CDS encoding Glu/Leu/Phe/Val dehydrogenase, with protein sequence MAYIEPAPIKDKENPFESMMSRFHIAAQTLGLDDEIYNVLKSPAKQVLVSLPITMDDGSIQVFEGYRVIHSNILGPSKGGIRYDMGVNLDEVKALAAWMTWKCAVVDIPYGGAKGGIRCNPRQMSAGEIERLTRAFTSALIEIFGPDRDIPAPDMGTGPREMAWLMDQYSRSYGRTENAVVTGKPLVLGGSLGRQEATGRGVMVSALAAMEKLKINPYRATCAVQGFGNVGSFAALLLEERGLKVVAISDLSGAYYNPKGIQIHEAIEYRNKNNGSLEGMEGAEKIGGDELLELDVDLLIPAAKEDVITIQNAERIKARLIVEGANGPTSARADNIINDKGIMVAPDILANAGGVTVSYFEWVQNRLGYKWTGERVNRRSDRIMKEAFDNVYRTSIEYKVSMRIAAYIVAIDKVAKTYKFRGGF encoded by the coding sequence ATGGCCTATATCGAACCTGCTCCTATTAAGGATAAGGAGAACCCTTTTGAATCGATGATGTCCAGGTTTCACATCGCAGCACAAACGCTGGGGTTGGACGATGAGATTTATAACGTACTGAAATCACCTGCCAAGCAGGTGTTGGTATCACTCCCTATCACCATGGACGATGGTTCCATTCAGGTATTTGAAGGGTACCGCGTCATTCACTCAAATATTCTGGGGCCATCTAAGGGTGGCATTCGCTACGACATGGGTGTAAACCTGGATGAGGTAAAGGCCCTGGCGGCCTGGATGACCTGGAAATGTGCGGTGGTGGATATACCATACGGGGGTGCCAAAGGGGGTATTCGCTGTAACCCGCGTCAGATGTCTGCGGGCGAGATAGAGCGCCTCACTCGTGCCTTTACCTCCGCCCTCATAGAGATATTCGGACCGGATCGTGACATACCTGCACCTGATATGGGAACAGGGCCCCGAGAAATGGCCTGGTTGATGGACCAGTACTCCCGCTCATACGGGCGTACGGAAAACGCCGTGGTTACGGGTAAACCTCTGGTCCTTGGAGGCTCACTGGGAAGACAGGAAGCTACCGGTCGCGGAGTGATGGTGTCGGCCCTGGCTGCTATGGAGAAACTGAAGATTAACCCTTACCGCGCTACGTGTGCTGTACAGGGCTTTGGTAACGTTGGCTCTTTCGCAGCCCTGCTGCTGGAAGAGCGCGGGCTGAAGGTAGTCGCTATCTCTGACCTTTCAGGAGCCTACTATAACCCTAAAGGCATTCAGATCCATGAGGCCATAGAGTACCGTAATAAAAACAACGGCTCGCTGGAGGGCATGGAAGGTGCAGAAAAAATTGGTGGTGACGAGCTTCTGGAACTGGACGTGGACCTGCTGATTCCTGCGGCTAAGGAGGATGTAATCACTATACAGAATGCCGAGCGCATTAAGGCGAGGCTTATTGTGGAGGGTGCCAACGGCCCTACTTCGGCCCGTGCTGATAATATCATCAATGATAAAGGCATTATGGTAGCCCCCGACATTCTGGCTAATGCTGGAGGGGTAACTGTAAGCTACTTCGAGTGGGTGCAGAACCGACTGGGCTATAAATGGACTGGCGAGCGTGTAAACCGTCGCTCAGACAGGATTATGAAGGAAGCCTTTGACAATGTGTACCGCACATCAATTGAATACAAGGTATCAATGAGAATAGCGGCTTATATCGTAGCCATCGATAAAGTAGCCAAAACATATAAGTTCCGCGGAGGTTTTTAA
- a CDS encoding phosphatidylserine decarboxylase family protein, which produces MTIHKEGRSLLLAMFTLLLIINAVVYIYSSNETVEGLVTIGSIILYLLVLQFFRNPRITSPVNEKHVLAPADGKVVVIEEVEEPEYFKGRRLQISIFMSPVNVHVNRNPVAGVIKYFKYHAGKYLVAWHPKSSTDNERTTIVINTPSGVEVLMRQIAGAMARRIKWYIDEGDKVEQGQEFGFIKFGSRVDVLLPIDSKVTVNIGDKTKGGRTVLAELTS; this is translated from the coding sequence ATGACCATACATAAGGAAGGCCGTTCACTATTACTGGCCATGTTTACTTTGCTACTAATCATCAACGCAGTAGTATATATTTACTCTTCAAATGAAACGGTAGAGGGCCTTGTCACCATAGGTAGTATCATTCTTTATTTACTGGTACTGCAGTTTTTCCGTAACCCACGCATCACCTCGCCGGTAAATGAAAAACACGTACTGGCTCCTGCGGACGGAAAGGTGGTGGTGATAGAGGAGGTGGAAGAACCGGAGTATTTTAAAGGGCGCAGGCTTCAGATCTCAATCTTTATGTCGCCTGTAAATGTGCACGTGAACCGCAACCCGGTGGCCGGGGTGATAAAGTATTTTAAATACCACGCGGGTAAATACCTGGTGGCATGGCACCCCAAAAGTAGTACGGATAATGAGCGAACTACTATTGTGATCAATACACCCTCGGGCGTAGAGGTACTTATGCGTCAGATAGCAGGAGCTATGGCTCGCCGAATCAAATGGTATATAGATGAAGGGGACAAGGTAGAGCAGGGACAGGAGTTTGGCTTTATTAAGTTTGGCTCGCGTGTGGATGTGCTGCTACCGATAGACTCAAAAGTAACTGTAAATATCGGAGATAAGACTAAAGGTGGCCGCACGGTACTTGCGGAACTTACTTCCTAA
- a CDS encoding GAF domain-containing protein — MAETLILPESKEKKEVYETIIPQIEALISGETDYVANMANVAAALREAFGFFWVGFYSVKNGELVLGPFQGPIACTRIRKGKGVCGTSWDKAETIVVEDVDAFPGHIACSSASRSEIVVPGFNQQGEVAFILDIDSDELGSFDEADKEGLEKLMRRVEKLLQ; from the coding sequence ATGGCAGAAACGCTGATTTTACCTGAGAGTAAAGAAAAGAAAGAAGTCTACGAGACCATTATTCCACAGATAGAGGCACTGATAAGCGGCGAAACTGATTACGTAGCCAATATGGCCAATGTTGCTGCAGCCCTGAGAGAGGCTTTTGGCTTTTTCTGGGTAGGCTTTTATAGTGTGAAAAATGGCGAACTCGTCTTAGGTCCCTTTCAGGGCCCCATAGCCTGTACCCGCATCCGTAAAGGAAAAGGGGTGTGCGGTACCTCCTGGGACAAGGCAGAAACCATCGTTGTTGAAGACGTCGATGCCTTTCCTGGCCACATTGCCTGCAGCAGTGCCTCACGCTCCGAAATTGTGGTACCTGGCTTCAATCAGCAAGGAGAGGTCGCTTTTATTCTCGACATAGATAGCGACGAGCTGGGCAGTTTTGACGAAGCTGATAAAGAAGGACTGGAAAAGCTTATGCGTAGAGTAGAAAAGCTTCTTCAGTAA
- the ribD gene encoding bifunctional diaminohydroxyphosphoribosylaminopyrimidine deaminase/5-amino-6-(5-phosphoribosylamino)uracil reductase RibD, whose protein sequence is MDMRPTDERYMQRALDLAILGLGSARPNPVVGSVIVHDDRIIGEGWHQSYGGPHAEVHAVASVADHALLPHSTVYVTLEPCAHYGKTPPCADLLIEKKVGRVVVCNEDPNPLVDGGGIARIRAAGIPVTVGVLAEKGEWINRRFFTFMRKKRPYLVLKWAQTTDRFTAREDYSSKWISNSLSRKIVHKYRAEEQAIMIGSKTAAYDNPRLDIRDWTMISSNPVRIVIDRQNRLRSSHPGLHLFDGNAPTILYHCGEPAPQAETYTEVALPARDFIQEMMTDLHQRNIQSILVEGGSTLHQLLLQENLWDEMRVFTGRQSFGKGVAAAPVKGTVAGIQHLDGDQLTIYINDKTVPA, encoded by the coding sequence ATGGATATGAGGCCAACTGATGAAAGGTATATGCAACGGGCGCTCGACCTCGCCATTCTTGGTCTGGGTAGTGCGCGCCCCAACCCTGTGGTAGGGTCTGTTATTGTGCATGACGACCGCATAATCGGTGAGGGTTGGCACCAATCCTACGGTGGCCCCCATGCAGAAGTACACGCCGTCGCCAGTGTCGCCGATCACGCCCTGCTACCCCATTCCACTGTTTACGTTACCCTCGAGCCCTGTGCCCACTATGGCAAAACCCCTCCCTGCGCCGATCTCCTGATTGAAAAAAAGGTGGGTAGGGTAGTAGTTTGTAACGAAGACCCTAACCCCTTGGTAGACGGAGGAGGTATAGCACGTATCCGGGCCGCAGGCATACCCGTAACCGTAGGTGTACTCGCTGAAAAGGGAGAGTGGATTAACCGGCGGTTTTTTACTTTTATGCGTAAAAAACGCCCCTATCTGGTGCTTAAATGGGCTCAAACCACCGATCGCTTCACTGCCAGAGAGGATTATTCCAGCAAATGGATCAGTAATTCCCTTTCAAGAAAAATTGTACATAAGTACAGAGCTGAAGAGCAGGCCATAATGATCGGTAGTAAAACCGCTGCTTATGATAACCCGCGCCTGGATATACGCGACTGGACAATGATTTCCTCAAACCCCGTACGAATTGTAATTGACCGTCAAAATCGCTTAAGATCAAGCCATCCCGGGTTGCATCTTTTTGATGGCAACGCCCCTACCATTCTCTACCATTGCGGTGAACCTGCCCCCCAGGCTGAAACCTATACAGAAGTAGCCCTGCCGGCCCGTGATTTTATACAGGAGATGATGACCGATCTGCACCAGAGAAATATTCAGTCCATTCTGGTAGAAGGGGGCAGTACCCTGCACCAATTACTCCTGCAGGAGAACCTTTGGGACGAGATGCGCGTATTTACCGGCAGGCAATCCTTTGGTAAAGGAGTTGCCGCCGCTCCGGTTAAGGGCACGGTAGCAGGCATACAGCACCTGGACGGTGACCAGTTAACAATCTATATAAACGATAAAACCGTACCTGCATAA
- the prmC gene encoding peptide chain release factor N(5)-glutamine methyltransferase, which translates to MEIKAGEIFRDTAKSLKGVYESPENDSVAMLLIEGVLGISRRNILLDESMEIDASMQHKLREAVEKCLAHIPVQHVLGAGAFYGRDFRVGRDVLIPRPETEELVYLVLSTYKGRSLKAVDIGTGSGCIGITLALEHSAAEIMALDVSEAALEVAKDNADRLGAKLQFVQLDVLAEPLPTSELDAVVSNPPYIPVKEKKSMEQRVTVYEPEMALFVPDEDPLLFYRRIGELALLHLREGGGLFVEIHESYGMEVVALYREQGYKMVECLPDMQGKPRMVRAFRP; encoded by the coding sequence TTGGAAATAAAGGCCGGGGAAATATTCCGTGACACAGCGAAAAGTCTGAAAGGGGTTTATGAATCTCCCGAAAATGACAGTGTGGCAATGTTATTGATAGAAGGGGTTTTAGGTATTAGTCGGAGGAATATCCTGCTGGATGAGTCAATGGAGATAGATGCAAGCATGCAACATAAGCTCCGGGAAGCTGTAGAAAAGTGCCTGGCACATATACCGGTACAGCATGTTTTGGGTGCGGGAGCTTTTTATGGCCGCGATTTCCGTGTAGGCAGGGATGTACTGATACCCCGTCCGGAGACCGAGGAGCTTGTTTACCTTGTATTGAGTACCTACAAGGGTAGGTCTCTGAAGGCGGTGGATATAGGCACGGGTAGCGGATGTATTGGTATCACCCTGGCGCTGGAGCACTCCGCGGCGGAGATTATGGCGCTTGATGTATCAGAGGCGGCGCTGGAGGTGGCCAAAGATAATGCTGACCGATTGGGAGCTAAGCTACAGTTTGTGCAACTGGATGTGCTGGCAGAGCCTCTGCCGACCAGTGAGCTGGATGCTGTGGTGAGTAATCCGCCTTATATTCCGGTGAAGGAAAAAAAGAGTATGGAGCAGCGGGTAACGGTGTATGAGCCAGAGATGGCTCTATTTGTACCGGATGAGGACCCGCTACTGTTCTACAGGCGCATAGGTGAGTTAGCTCTTTTACACCTCAGAGAGGGTGGCGGGCTCTTCGTGGAAATACACGAGTCATACGGCATGGAAGTGGTGGCATTGTACCGTGAGCAGGGCTATAAGATGGTGGAATGCTTGCCGGATATGCAAGGCAAGCCACGTATGGTCAGGGCCTTCCGGCCCTGA
- a CDS encoding SdiA-regulated domain-containing protein, producing MYLIVIILTTLFTPSCHERVNHKGEFDYEEVKDSFFYDLNEPDDRFELPADLEEISGLTWLDDGMLGAIQDEVGHMFYISATTGEVVNEIKFGTEGDYEGVENVEDILFAIKSNGKLYRFPVSDEDVEGELFDNPLNIKNNVEGLGYWPERNMLLIGCKEDQKIDEDDLEDYEDEQGIEEDDDDEKEYKDDYLIYGFDVSENRFITNPILAIDEDDIEDFFEDRYKGEFEGDKFAISGVAFHSLEKRLYLISSAARMLMIVDMEGNVTGMHPLDRDVLRQPEGLCVAPDGTLYIASEGRGGDGYFVRYRYRK from the coding sequence ATGTACCTGATCGTAATCATTCTCACTACATTATTCACCCCTTCCTGCCACGAACGAGTGAATCATAAGGGGGAGTTTGATTATGAGGAAGTTAAGGATTCATTCTTCTATGATCTCAATGAACCGGACGACCGGTTTGAACTACCTGCTGATCTTGAAGAAATAAGTGGCCTTACCTGGCTGGATGACGGTATGCTAGGTGCCATTCAGGATGAAGTCGGACATATGTTTTATATCAGTGCCACTACCGGGGAAGTAGTCAATGAGATCAAGTTTGGTACCGAAGGCGATTATGAAGGGGTTGAAAATGTAGAGGACATTCTTTTTGCCATCAAAAGCAATGGTAAGCTATACCGCTTTCCAGTAAGCGATGAGGATGTGGAAGGCGAGCTTTTTGATAACCCCCTCAACATCAAAAATAACGTAGAGGGCCTCGGCTACTGGCCTGAGCGCAACATGCTGCTGATAGGCTGCAAGGAAGATCAGAAGATCGATGAGGACGATCTGGAGGACTATGAAGATGAACAGGGAATTGAAGAGGATGACGACGACGAAAAAGAATACAAAGATGATTACCTCATTTATGGATTTGACGTATCAGAAAACCGCTTTATCACCAACCCAATTCTGGCAATAGATGAGGATGACATCGAAGACTTCTTTGAGGATCGCTACAAAGGCGAATTCGAGGGAGATAAATTTGCCATCTCCGGAGTAGCCTTCCATTCTTTGGAAAAAAGGCTCTATCTCATTAGCTCCGCCGCCAGAATGCTAATGATTGTAGATATGGAAGGCAATGTAACAGGGATGCATCCCCTGGACAGAGACGTACTCCGCCAGCCAGAAGGCCTGTGCGTGGCACCTGATGGCACCCTCTATATAGCAAGCGAAGGCAGGGGAGGTGATGGCTATTTTGTCCGGTATCGTTACCGTAAGTAA
- a CDS encoding Pycsar system effector family protein, producing the protein MIPETELLDKTQSFSKKYFEEKVGGDFSYHNLDHTVDVVEAVKEIGEHTGLKEDEFEIVLIAAWLHDLGYAESCDDHEERSVEIGSKFLKEQEADKKLIEKVSGCIRATRMPHDPKNQLEEVLCDADLYHLSTDTFEEKSELLRKEVDTVLGKKLKKKEWLNKNVEFFQIHSYFTDYGRNILSERKRQNLEDLQSKVKKKKKKQSKKVKKLEKKVAKLKAKKDKRPDRGIETMFRTTSRNHIDLSAIADNKANIMISINAIIVSILVSVLIRKFEDYPNLIIPTIIMTTVCLLTIIFSVLATRPNITSGRFTKDDIHQRRTNLLFFGNFHRMQLDDFHWGVNEIMKDRDFLYGSMIKDIYFLGKVLGRKYQLLRVSYTIFMYGFVIAVLSFAIAIGFFPAY; encoded by the coding sequence ATGATCCCAGAAACGGAACTATTAGACAAAACTCAGTCATTCAGCAAAAAATACTTTGAAGAGAAAGTGGGTGGTGATTTTTCCTATCATAACCTGGACCATACGGTAGATGTGGTAGAAGCAGTAAAGGAAATAGGCGAGCATACCGGACTGAAAGAGGATGAGTTTGAAATAGTACTGATAGCGGCATGGCTCCACGACCTGGGGTATGCAGAAAGCTGCGATGACCATGAGGAGCGAAGTGTGGAGATAGGAAGCAAATTCCTTAAAGAGCAGGAGGCGGATAAAAAGCTAATAGAAAAAGTTTCAGGGTGCATCAGGGCTACACGCATGCCACACGACCCTAAAAACCAACTGGAGGAGGTGCTCTGCGATGCAGACCTGTACCACCTGAGCACGGATACTTTTGAGGAGAAGTCGGAGCTGCTGCGCAAGGAGGTGGATACGGTACTGGGCAAAAAGCTGAAGAAAAAGGAGTGGTTAAATAAGAATGTGGAGTTTTTTCAGATTCATTCTTACTTCACGGATTACGGCCGTAATATCCTATCTGAGCGCAAGAGGCAGAATTTGGAGGACTTACAAAGTAAGGTAAAGAAGAAGAAAAAGAAGCAGTCGAAGAAGGTCAAAAAGCTGGAGAAAAAGGTAGCCAAGCTCAAAGCGAAAAAGGACAAAAGACCGGACAGGGGTATAGAAACGATGTTCAGGACTACCTCAAGAAACCACATAGACCTGAGTGCAATAGCGGATAATAAGGCGAACATTATGATCTCAATAAATGCGATCATAGTCTCTATACTGGTGTCGGTACTGATCCGTAAGTTCGAAGACTATCCGAACCTGATCATTCCCACGATCATCATGACTACGGTGTGCCTGCTGACAATCATTTTTTCTGTGCTTGCCACGAGGCCTAATATTACATCGGGCCGGTTTACTAAAGATGATATCCACCAGCGGCGCACAAACCTGTTATTCTTCGGTAATTTTCACCGGATGCAGCTGGATGACTTCCACTGGGGGGTTAATGAGATCATGAAGGATCGTGACTTTCTGTATGGCAGCATGATTAAAGACATCTATTTCCTGGGCAAGGTGCTGGGCAGGAAATACCAGCTTCTGCGGGTGTCTTATACTATATTTATGTATGGATTCGTGATAGCTGTATTGTCTTTTGCCATAGCGATCGGCTTCTTCCCTGCTTACTAG
- the ppk1 gene encoding polyphosphate kinase 1, protein MSNQAPYIPRDLSWLSFNYRVLLEATDKSVPLFERIKFLAIYSSNLDEFFRVRIASLRQVDALDKPDIKKALYHMPQEVLDSIYEEVNNQQDEYGRIFREEILPELFDNDIHLYQNENIRPEHRAFVVRYFRSKVLSYLQPTILSQGKKAPFLENRAIYLAVKLQKPGSNHVTYAHLNIPSGELPRFISIPQPGHTQYLIMLDDIIRYNLTAIFPGYIILGCYSIKLNRDADLAIEDEFSGDLVNKIRTQLDQREIGPPSRFLYDSEIDPDLLDFLVEKFKLNEKDLVSGGRYHNLYDLFSIPEPKKESLTYHPLAALHKPALENIVSLFDAIDSEDRMLHFPYQSYDYVLRFFNEAAIDPAVTHIKVTLYRIAHNSFIANALISAARNGKKVTVFVEVKARFDEENNLRWAEKMEKAGVRLIYSIPGLKVHAKVALVRRRDEEGNKKHYAFFGTGNFNENTANIYADHGLMTSHAGMTDELNNVFKYLHKRKIPKEEFRHLLVSQFNLDTRFVKMIDKEIAAAKEGKPASIIIKLNNIEERHMIDKLYEASQVGVDIQLIVRGICCLRPGVKGLSENIRAIRIVDRFLEHARIFIFHNGGSEKMYLSSADWMRRNLHDRIEVGFPLYDPKLKAEIRKLIDLQLQDTCKGSLLDKHLVNHPIVGREDCQVRSQMDFYEWLRSQEDNTLPDLN, encoded by the coding sequence ATGAGCAACCAAGCCCCCTACATCCCCCGGGACCTGAGCTGGCTTTCATTTAATTATCGTGTATTGCTGGAGGCAACCGATAAGTCTGTTCCCCTTTTTGAACGTATCAAATTTCTGGCTATCTATTCATCCAACCTGGATGAGTTTTTCAGAGTGCGCATAGCAAGTTTGCGCCAGGTAGATGCATTAGATAAGCCCGATATCAAAAAAGCCCTATACCATATGCCCCAAGAGGTATTGGATAGCATATATGAAGAGGTAAATAATCAGCAGGATGAATACGGCAGAATATTCAGGGAGGAAATCCTGCCCGAATTGTTTGATAATGATATTCATCTCTACCAGAATGAAAATATTCGCCCGGAGCACAGGGCCTTTGTCGTCAGGTACTTCCGTAGTAAGGTGCTTTCATATCTCCAGCCCACCATTCTTAGCCAGGGTAAGAAGGCTCCCTTTCTGGAAAATAGGGCTATATACCTCGCAGTGAAGTTACAAAAGCCCGGTAGTAACCATGTGACTTACGCCCATCTCAATATTCCATCCGGTGAGTTGCCGCGTTTCATAAGTATTCCCCAGCCCGGCCATACACAGTACCTCATCATGCTGGATGATATCATCAGGTATAACCTGACGGCCATATTTCCCGGATACATAATACTTGGCTGCTACAGCATAAAGCTAAATCGCGATGCAGACTTGGCTATTGAAGATGAATTTAGCGGAGACCTCGTCAATAAGATCCGCACCCAACTCGATCAGCGTGAAATCGGACCCCCCTCCAGGTTTCTTTATGATTCTGAGATAGATCCTGACCTGCTGGACTTCCTGGTCGAAAAGTTCAAGCTGAATGAAAAAGACCTTGTCTCAGGAGGCCGGTACCATAATCTTTACGATCTTTTCAGCATACCTGAGCCTAAGAAAGAATCTCTTACCTACCACCCCCTTGCTGCGCTACATAAGCCTGCACTGGAAAATATTGTTTCCCTCTTTGATGCCATAGACAGTGAAGACAGAATGCTTCACTTCCCCTACCAAAGCTACGACTATGTGCTCAGGTTTTTTAATGAGGCCGCCATCGATCCTGCTGTCACCCATATCAAGGTCACCCTCTACAGGATAGCCCACAACTCCTTTATAGCGAATGCACTGATCAGCGCTGCGCGTAATGGTAAGAAGGTTACCGTCTTTGTAGAGGTGAAGGCCCGGTTTGATGAGGAAAACAACCTCCGCTGGGCAGAAAAGATGGAAAAGGCTGGCGTAAGGCTTATCTATAGCATACCCGGACTTAAAGTTCATGCCAAGGTTGCCCTGGTACGCCGCAGAGATGAGGAAGGCAATAAGAAGCACTACGCATTTTTTGGCACCGGCAACTTCAATGAAAACACGGCCAACATATACGCAGACCACGGCCTTATGACCTCACATGCAGGTATGACTGATGAACTAAATAATGTATTCAAATACCTGCACAAGCGTAAAATACCTAAGGAAGAATTCCGGCACCTGCTGGTATCACAGTTTAACCTGGATACCCGCTTCGTCAAAATGATCGATAAAGAGATCGCCGCGGCAAAAGAAGGTAAGCCCGCCTCTATCATCATTAAGCTCAACAATATAGAAGAGCGCCATATGATCGACAAACTATATGAAGCAAGTCAGGTAGGCGTGGATATCCAGCTCATTGTAAGAGGCATTTGCTGTCTGAGGCCTGGGGTGAAGGGGCTCAGCGAAAATATCAGAGCCATACGTATTGTAGACCGCTTTCTTGAGCATGCACGGATCTTTATTTTCCATAATGGTGGCTCAGAAAAGATGTATCTTTCTTCAGCCGACTGGATGAGGCGTAACCTGCATGATCGCATTGAAGTAGGCTTCCCTCTATATGATCCAAAGCTAAAGGCTGAAATACGTAAGCTGATAGATCTGCAGCTACAGGACACCTGTAAAGGGAGCCTGCTGGATAAGCACCTGGTCAATCACCCTATTGTAGGTAGAGAAGACTGTCAGGTGCGCTCTCAAATGGATTTTTACGAATGGCTCAGGAGCCAGGAGGATAACACCCTGCCAGACCTGAACTAG
- a CDS encoding tRNA-binding protein codes for MSKDLTWKDFQKVDIRTGTIIKAEVFEEARKPAYKMVIDFGELGHKKTSAQITDKYRPEDLIGKQIVAVVNFPPKQIANIMSECLILGAMEDDGVNLLQTSLPGKNGTRVG; via the coding sequence ATGTCAAAAGATCTGACCTGGAAGGATTTTCAGAAAGTAGATATCAGAACAGGGACCATCATCAAGGCTGAAGTATTTGAAGAAGCCAGAAAGCCTGCTTACAAAATGGTCATAGATTTCGGTGAGCTGGGACATAAGAAAACCTCCGCGCAGATCACCGATAAGTATCGTCCCGAAGACCTCATCGGAAAGCAAATAGTAGCGGTCGTCAATTTCCCCCCTAAGCAAATAGCCAATATCATGAGTGAATGCCTTATACTTGGTGCTATGGAAGACGATGGAGTAAACCTACTGCAGACCTCACTACCTGGCAAGAACGGTACCAGAGTTGGCTAA
- a CDS encoding fatty acid desaturase: protein MKAYWKRHTGAWIGLAIIALWVLSLSVWLTIPVSFSSPWIYIGILVQTHLYTGLFITAHDAMHGVVSANRRVNKIIGFTAALLFAYNWYPRLHRKHHQHHRFVATEEDPDYHKGGFLPWYISFARQYVVIWQIVAMAATYHTLLLFFDRPNLILFWIIPSVLSTLQLFYFGTYLPHKGEHSENNKYKSRSQSKNHVIAFFTCYFFGYHYEHHASPATPWWKLWKVKEKFHTHKS from the coding sequence ATGAAAGCATACTGGAAGAGACATACCGGCGCATGGATCGGCCTGGCTATCATAGCCCTGTGGGTACTCTCTCTGTCCGTATGGCTGACCATCCCGGTGAGCTTTAGCTCGCCATGGATATATATTGGTATTTTGGTGCAGACCCACCTTTATACTGGCCTGTTTATCACCGCTCACGACGCCATGCATGGCGTCGTTTCGGCCAATCGCCGCGTGAATAAAATCATAGGCTTCACGGCCGCCCTCTTATTTGCCTATAACTGGTATCCCAGGCTTCACAGGAAACACCACCAGCACCATCGTTTTGTGGCTACCGAAGAGGACCCGGATTATCATAAGGGAGGCTTCTTACCCTGGTACATCAGTTTCGCCCGACAGTATGTGGTTATCTGGCAGATAGTTGCCATGGCAGCGACCTATCACACCCTGTTGCTCTTTTTTGATAGGCCAAATCTCATCCTTTTCTGGATCATACCTTCAGTATTGTCCACTTTGCAGTTGTTTTACTTTGGTACCTACCTGCCGCACAAAGGAGAGCACAGCGAGAATAATAAATACAAGAGCAGGTCGCAATCCAAAAACCATGTGATCGCATTCTTTACCTGCTATTTTTTCGGGTATCACTATGAGCATCACGCAAGTCCCGCCACACCCTGGTGGAAGCTATGGAAGGTTAAAGAAAAGTTCCATACCCACAAATCATAA
- a CDS encoding 4-hydroxy-3-methylbut-2-enyl diphosphate reductase yields MKNLRVEIDANSGFCFGVVYAIEMAEDILEEEGRLYCLGDIVHNDAEVERLQRKGLVIIDHEELLSLRNEKVLIRAHGEPPSTYKLASENNLTLIDASCPVVLKLQNRIRNSYSRGEKIYIYGKHGHAEVKGLLGQTKGKATVFQDVTELKGKDIPQKVTLYSQTTKSTDSFYSMAEKLKSAGTEVNVNDTICRQVSNRDKELRDFADRFDKVVFVSGTKSSNGKVLYQVCKDRNDNTFFVSSSGELDPEWFQTNESVGVCGATSTPMWLMQEVRDRLHTL; encoded by the coding sequence ATGAAAAATCTGCGTGTGGAAATAGACGCAAATAGCGGGTTTTGCTTCGGTGTAGTCTATGCTATTGAGATGGCAGAGGATATACTGGAAGAAGAGGGCAGGCTTTACTGCCTCGGAGATATTGTGCATAATGATGCAGAAGTGGAAAGGCTGCAACGAAAAGGCCTTGTTATCATTGACCATGAAGAATTGCTTAGTCTGCGCAATGAAAAAGTCCTGATCCGGGCTCATGGAGAGCCCCCCTCTACATATAAACTCGCCAGCGAAAATAATTTAACCCTGATCGACGCCAGCTGCCCCGTGGTATTGAAGTTACAGAACCGGATCCGTAACAGCTACAGCCGGGGAGAAAAAATCTATATATACGGAAAGCATGGACACGCTGAGGTCAAAGGACTACTAGGACAGACCAAAGGAAAAGCTACCGTATTTCAGGACGTGACTGAGCTCAAGGGCAAAGATATTCCTCAAAAAGTTACCTTATACAGCCAGACCACTAAAAGCACAGACAGCTTTTACAGCATGGCCGAAAAGCTGAAAAGTGCCGGTACCGAAGTTAATGTGAATGATACCATATGCCGTCAGGTAAGCAACAGAGATAAAGAACTCAGAGATTTTGCCGACAGGTTCGATAAGGTGGTATTTGTAAGTGGTACCAAATCCAGCAATGGCAAAGTGCTCTACCAGGTATGTAAAGACCGGAATGATAATACCTTTTTTGTATCTTCCAGCGGTGAGCTTGACCCAGAGTGGTTTCAGACCAATGAATCTGTGGGAGTGTGTGGTGCTACCTCCACCCCCATGTGGCTGATGCAGGAGGTACGTGACAGGCTCCATACCTTATAG